The Lineus longissimus chromosome 2, tnLinLong1.2, whole genome shotgun sequence genome window below encodes:
- the LOC135501791 gene encoding peptidyl-prolyl cis-trans isomerase B-like isoform X3, with translation MRILFNPSKIQSLIGALGALFVLTAVVLLLKLPSSRIDGPRVTDKVFFDISIGGVDAGRIVVGLFGEIVPKTVKNFKTIAEGTKVRDGVRLTYKGSTFHRVIKGFVVQGGDITNHDGTGGQGIEGMFKDENFKLKHYGAGWMSMANYGPDTNKSQFSFLTVKTPWLDGHHVVFAVVLEGMDVVRKMENSKTRKKDVPISRIEVKDCGSIPVYKPFPVEKAAVKE, from the exons ATGAGAATTTTATTTAACCCATCAAAAATTCAGAGTTTAATAGGTGCTCTTGGAGCTCTATTTGTGTTGACTGCTGTTGTTTTGCTGCTTAAGTTGCCTTCAAGTCGGATTGATGGACCAAGAGTTACAGACAAG GTTTTCTTCGATATTTCCATTGGTGGAGTAGATGCGGGAAGAATTGTTGTCGGTCTCTTTGGAGAAATTGTTccaaaaacagtgaaaaatttcaaaactatTGCTGAAGGCACCAAG GTACGCGATGGTGTGAGGTTGACCTATAAGGGATCCACCTTCCATCGGGTGATCAAGGGCTTTGTTGTCCAGGGTGGTGATATAACAAATCATGATGGCACTGGAG GTCAAGGAATCGAGGGCATGTTCAAGGACGAGAACTTCAAACTGAAACATTACGGTGCTGGTTGGATGTCTATGGCAAACTATGGTCCCGATACCAACAAGTCTCAGTTCTCTTTCCTCACAGTAAAAACACCTTGGCTTGATGGACATCATGTTGTGTTTGCAGTTGTGCTTGAAGGAATG GATGTTGTGAGGAAAATGGAAAATTCAAAAACCAGAAAGAAGGATGTGCCAATTTCGAGAATTGAGGTGAAAGATTGTGGCTCCATTCCAGTGTATAAACCATTTCCTGTGGAGAAAGCTGCCGTTAAAGAATAG
- the LOC135501791 gene encoding bifunctional peptidase and arginyl-hydroxylase JMJD5-like isoform X2 encodes MMMNDFINQYQSKDLYMVHHITGDMRNDISLPRPLQCGGFQRMLVDAVLWLSSGGTKSVLHNDEFNNFNCLLEGRKEIILIDQVYRSQVEADGFMQQGHYSLVDVDMVDIHKFPGLSQVPFYAVTLHSGDCIYMPARWYHQVRSFGSRNMAFNIWFAQLLYYNADDCDKVGSLPEFRSLADYSFTGHTEQMRASILEEFVSLEVISIEDCRRQWSQKLKDAGSIDELFHRIDINNDKHLSWHELYAFDILEIARRFPLLFSAEENEVDDTPSDSDHRVMLNMPHDEL; translated from the exons atgatgatgaatgactTTATCAACCAATACCAGAGTAAGGACCTCTACATGGTCCACCACATAACAGGAGATATGAGAA ATGACATTTCCCTTCCAAGGCCTCTCCAGTGCGGTGGTTTTCAAAGGATGCTTGTCGATGCTGTCCTGTGGCTGAGTAGTGGAGGTACCAAGTCCGTCCTGCATAATGATGAGTTCAATAATTTCAACTGTCTTCTGGAGGGAAGGAAGGAAATCATCCTCATTGACCAG GTCTACAGAAGTCAAGTCGAAGCTGATGGGTTCATGCAACAAGGTCATTACAGTCTTGTTGATGTTGACATGGTGGACATTCACAAGTTTCCTGGGTTGAGCCAAGTGCCATTCTATGCTGTGACACTGCATTCTGGAGATTGCATCTATATGCCCGCAAG ATGGTACCACCAGGTACGCTCATTTGGTTCCCGGAACATGGCATTCAACATTTGGTTCGCTCAGCTGTTGTACTACAATGCAGATGACTGTGATAAAGTTGGTTCTTTACCAGAGTTCAGGAGTTTGGCAGACTACAGCTTTACAGGACATACTGAACAAATGAG GGCGAGTATTCTTGAGGAGTTTGTGTCTCTGGAAGTCATCTCCATTGAAGATTGTCGCAGGCAGTGGTCTCAAAAATTGAAGGATGCTGGCAGTATTGACGAG TTGTTCCACCGTATTGACATTAACAATGACAAACATCTCTCGTGGCATGAACTTTATGCGTTCGATATCCTAGAAATTGCCAGAAGATTTCCATTGCTCTTCAGTGCTGAGGAGAATGAAGTTGATGACACTCCCAGCGATAGCGATCACAGAGTGATGTTAAATATGCCTCATGATGAACTCTGA
- the LOC135501745 gene encoding zinc finger protein 687a-like: MATVGFDDLLAAYGMPDMATILADDKQPIMLGADASPTANKSKDNGKDHVDTGINSPPFPLMASAAAPRMASPTKGTPNHNYQRFSGVSQVSRNSPIWNSVPPGKPKLPQTSRKSVSQRRPKARGRANSRPYTYPDERQMYQSFNITDPTLTPSGPSAGQNVMVGQQFRSSNQSEPHSAAHKFVSLIQHMEKPKPDNPQNGTNTSNSIVLSIPYGNTLLSKANPLPPYKPPKPPPHLKIPDTRFLCTVCDDTFMFPSSLESHMKRRSIFLKFDCNICQKQVVFYNKCAFHRHIQDHLAVNEQVKVDKADLKFESLSFDVIKEGLDSLSVFSPDFNVDLGLSSDEPIVLSSETAPSPEVGSVGKAADHPLPESAQGGQLQVESVEGIGLQKPISSDILGKYCWECSATFKTKEEFTRHWTSGWEFPSKHDCHRCGLVMPTACSLKAHARLSRGNQGAPHVCPECGELFDGKNSLDDHTRFQCFHYARTVTYPCPYCRQTYTPKVCKRFNDRDAFVRHLMNHSDNYYKCKCCPMAFKSEAGLYGHCVATHAKEDAIQSPQLMIHKCPLCNTVFHQSTLLTTHMHWHFEEIEKTRGYEFVCPFCMVKFGSNKSLKEHAWTAHKTLMSEKMASISAISEKGASPAVTSEKRASVSAMSERGATTVAMSEKGASTASAHSTALAPSLGRPRKKRPDVVVTPPDESSKVTPPSKAKGVKTTDVVMKTTSVKEKKLNVKPKKKKQVKAMHKNAGPKYILSAPGEETAAGSGSRPASALSSPILSEPDADGTPDSETSATIKGQYAPYECPICHLQYYYRDSLFKHRRVHEKEGKFICLLCSEVFNNKMAQVQHTRICFRIKKGLDSANAQVNMFTCEICDETFFCQDELQKHMQDLHSISVLQQFACLLCGLTYDEKASLEQHIEETHKGCGKKPTYMCWICQDERITKGFGKRHLLEKHLQKEHKISKNQIDYSRMTKPTAVKGAGEDEVSPQKEDNGDQEKKRSLEGLESNGVTSIVPKRLKVEGDSIYNCAKCKFSSANRKEFQKHIIDHKNSRDGIQCLECGMCFIVEPSLRKHLFIVHKIKDYEKYVSELGGQIPLFTETEMHDVTGFSEVPEKVSLSPESNPLECKVCYRVFEEEARLKNHMRTHGMAFIRSKRVNASPKKVSPHKAP, from the coding sequence ATGGCAACAGTTGGCTTTGACGATCTCTTGGCGGCTTATGGTATGCCAGACATGGCGACCATCTTGGCAGATGACAAACAACCCATTATGCTGGGTGCAGATGCAAGTCCAACCGCAAATAAAAGTAAAGATAACGGAAAAGATCATGTCGATACTGGTATAAATAGTCCGCCGTTCCCTTTGATGGCATCTGCTGCTGCTCCTAGAATGGCTAGTCCAACTAAAGGCACTCCCAATCATAACTATCAGAGATTTTCAGGGGTGTCTCAGGTTTCCAGAAACTCGCCTATTTGGAACTCTGTCCCTCCAGGAAAGCCGAAACTACCACAGACAAGCAGAAAAAGTGTCTCTCAACGGAGACCAAAAGCGAGGGGTCGGGCCAATTCAAGGCCATATACTTACCCAGACGAGAGACAGATGTATCAATCTTTTAATATTACTGATCCAACGTTGACTCCTAGTGGTCCGTCTGCTGGTCAGAATGTTATGGTTGGACAACAGTTCAGAAGTTCCAATCAAAGTGAGCCTCATTCTGCAGCCCACAAGTTTGTGTCCTTGATCCAGCATATGGAAAAGCCAAAGCCCGACAATCCTCAAAATGGCACGAATACATCAAATTCCATTGTATTGAGTATACCATATGGGAACACGCTCTTGTCAAAAGCAAATCCTCTACCGCCGTACAAGCCACCGAAGCCACCGCCACACCTGAAAATACCAGACACTCGTTTCCTTTGCACTGTGTGCGATGACACATTCATGTTTCCAAGCAGTCTTGAGAGTCACATGAAACGACGAAGtatctttttaaaatttgattgTAATATCTGTCAGAAACAAGTCGTATTTTACAACAAGTGTGCATTCCATCGACACATTCAGGACCACTTGGCTGTAAATGAACAGGTTAAAGTAGATAAAGCAGATTTAAAGTTTGAATCGCTAAGTTTTGATGTCATTAAGGAAGGGCTAGACAGCCTTTCTGTATTTTCACCTGATTTCAATGTAGATCTTGGGTTGTCTAGTGATGAACCAATTGTACTGAGTAGTGAGACCGCACCCAGTCCTGAGGTAGGTTCAGTTGGTAAGGCAGCTGATCATCCTTTGCCTGAATCTGCCCAAGGTGGCCAACTGCAGGTAGAATCTGTAGAAGGGATTGGACTCCAAAAACCTATCTCTTCTGATATTCTTGGCAAGTATTGCTGGGAATGTTCAGCCACCTTTAAAACAAAAGAGGAATTCACGAGGCATTGGACAAGTGGCTGGGAATTTCCATCCAAGCATGATTGCCACCGATGTGGCCTGGTTATGCCGACTGCCTGTTCGCTGAAAGCACATGCTCGCCTGTCTCGTGGTAACCAAGGAGCTCCCCATGTCTGTCCCGAATGTGGTGAACTCTTTGACGGAAAGAATTCTCTTGATGATCATACAAGATTCCAATGTTTTCACTATGCTCGCACCGTAACGTACCCGTGTCCTTACTGTCGTCAGACCTACACACCAAAAGTATGCAAACGTTTCAACGATCGCGATGCATTTGTGAGACATCTAATGAACCATAGTGATAACTATTACAAGTGTAAATGCTGTCCGATGGCATTCAAATCTGAAGCTGGTCTTTACGGACACTGTGTAGCAACCCACGCTAAGGAAGACGCAATACAATCTCCTCAGCTGATGATTCACAAGTGCCCACTCTGTAACACCGTGTTCCATCAGAGCACCCTCCTAACCACCCATATGcactggcattttgaagagaTAGAGAAGACACGAGGCTATGAATTTGTGTGTCCCTTCTGTATGGTCAAGTTTGGCAGCAACAAGAGCCTGAAAGAACATGCCTGGACTGCACACAAAACACTCATGTCGGAAAAAATGGCTTCTATTTCAGCTATTTCAGAAAAAGGTGCCTCACCTGCAGTTACTTCAGAAAAAAGAGCCTCTGTTTCTGCTATGTCAGAAAGAGGAGCCACAACTGTAGCTATGTCAGAAAAAGGAGCTTCTACTGCATCTGCGCATTCTACTGCACTGGCCCCATCTTTAGGACGACCAAGAAAAAAAAGACCAGATGTAGTTGTTACCCCTCCTGATGAAAGTAGCAAGGTCACACCTCCTAGTAAAGCAAAAGGTGTAAAGACTACTGATGTGGTGATGAAGACCACTTCTGTAAAGGAAAAGAAACTGAATGTCAagccaaagaagaaaaaacaagtgaaagcCATGCACAAAAATGCTGGGCCTAAGTATATTTTGTCAGCACCCGGAGAGGAAACGGCTGCAGGCTCTGGTAGTCGCCCAGCAAGTGCATTGTCCTCGCCTATCCTGAGTGAACCTGATGCAGACGGCACTCCTGATTCAGAGACATCTGCAACAATCAAGGGCCAGTATGCACCATACGAATGTCCGATCTGTCACTTGCAGTACTATTACAGGGACAGTCTGTTCAAACACCGCAGGGTACATGAGAAGGAGGGCAAATTCATTTGTCTACTCTGCTCGGAAGTCTTCAACAACAAGATGGCGCAGGTGCAGCATACAAGGATCTGCTTCCGTATTAAGAAGGGATTGGATTCCGCCAACGCTCAAGTCAACATGTTTACATGTGAGATCTGTGACGAGACCTTCTTTTGTCAGGACGAGTTGCAGAAGCACATGCAAGATCTCCACAGCATATCTGTGTTGCAGCAGTTTGCCTGTCTGCTGTGTGGGCTTACGTACGACGAGAAAGCTAGCCTTGAACAACATATTGAGGAGACCCACAAGGGCTGTGGGAAGAAGCCAACATACATGTGTTGGATTTGCCAGGATGAGAGAATCACCAAAGGGTTTGGAAAGCGCCACTTGCTTGAAAAACACCTCCAAAAAGAACACAAGATTTCAAAGAATCAGATCGATTATTCTCGTATGACCAAACCAACTGCTGTAAAGGGGGCAggagaagatgaggtgagtccGCAGAAGGAGGATAATGGTGATCAAGAAAAGAAACGTTCATTGGAAGGCCTTGAGTCAAATGGAGTGACGTCCATTGTACCGAAAAGGTTAAAAGTGGAAGGAGACAGCATTTATAATTGTGCGAAGTGCAAATTTTCCAGCGCCAACCGCAAAGAATTTCAGAAACATATCATTGATCATAAGAATTCAAGGGATGGTATTCAGTGTCTTGAATGTGGCATGTGTTTCATCGTCGAGCCATCACTTAGAAAGCACCTCTTCATTGTTCACAAGATTAAAGATTATGAGAAGTATGTGTCTGAATTGGGAGGGCAGATACCACTTTTCACAGAAACGGAGATGCATGATGTCACTGGTTTTTCAGAAGTTCCAGAGAAGGTTTCTCTTTCTCCTGAATCTAATCCACTTGAGTGTAAAGTTTGCTACCGTGTGTTCGAGGAAGAGGCGCGTTTGAAAAATCACATGAGAACGCACGGCATGGCATTCATCCGATCAAAACGCGTCAATGCATCACCAAAGAAAGTGTCTCCACACAAAGCTCCATGA
- the LOC135501736 gene encoding NADH-quinone oxidoreductase subunit B 2-like isoform X2, protein MMRMRGAFQPMLITILRRQATATSISVRCIHVKTTQEENKNCLGLVPYRQQSTATEASVTKRKPYSPFQSTSNTAEYAVARIDDLMNWARKSSLWPLTFGLACCAVEMMHFAAPRYDMDRFGVVFRASPRQADCIIVAGTLTNKMAPALRKVYDQMPEPRWVLSMGSCANGGGYYHYSYSVVRGCDRIIPVDIYVPGCPPSAEALLYGVLQLQKKIKRMKQAQMWYRK, encoded by the exons A TGATGAGGATGCGTGGGGCATTCCAGCCGATGCTAATCACAATCTTAAGACGGCAGGCCACTGCAACTTCAATTTCAGTCCGATGTATACACGTCAAGACAACACAGGAAGAAAATAAGAATTGTCTCGG TTTAGTACCATATCGTCAACAGAGTACAGCAACAGAAGCCAGTGTTACAAAGAGAAAACCTTATTCTCCATTTCAAAGTACGAGTAACACAGCAGAGTATGCTGTTGCGAGAATAGATGATCTCATGAACTGGGCTAGAAAG AGTTCTTTGTGGCCTTTGACCTTTGGTCTCGCATGCTGTGCTGTTGAGATGATGCACTTTGCTGCTCCCAGATATGACATGGATCGTTTCGGTGTAGTATTTCGAGCAAGTCCAAGACAAGCTGACTGCATCATTGTTGCTGGAACTCTCACAAATAAGATGGCTCCTGCTCTAAGGAAG GTGTATGATCAGATGCCTGAACCTCGGTGGGTACTCTCCATGGGAAGCTGCGCCAATGGTGGTGGCTACTACCACTACTCCTATTCTGTGGTGCGAGGGTGTGATCGGATTATACCTGTGGATATTTATGTACCAG GTTGTCCTCCGTCAGCCGAGGCTCTCCTATATGGTGTTCTCcaattacaaaaaaagattAAGAGAATGAAGCAGGCACAGATGTGGTATAGGAAATAA
- the LOC135501791 gene encoding uncharacterized protein LOC135501791 isoform X1, which yields MRCMSRRHHLCWAKWAWQLAVILLFSVVCSLEVIFMISTESDQVHGFDKSADDVRTGHLKPLGSHMSPLGNLTVVKTLPTPGSFSENHVKLGLPLVLRNIATAVPAFQLWKDLYLSEKYGDLEVSVEVTKKENRSSPSQKMMMNDFINQYQSKDLYMVHHITGDMRNDISLPRPLQCGGFQRMLVDAVLWLSSGGTKSVLHNDEFNNFNCLLEGRKEIILIDQVYRSQVEADGFMQQGHYSLVDVDMVDIHKFPGLSQVPFYAVTLHSGDCIYMPARWYHQVRSFGSRNMAFNIWFAQLLYYNADDCDKVGSLPEFRSLADYSFTGHTEQMRASILEEFVSLEVISIEDCRRQWSQKLKDAGSIDELFHRIDINNDKHLSWHELYAFDILEIARRFPLLFSAEENEVDDTPSDSDHRVMLNMPHDEL from the exons ATGCGCTGCATGTCTCGCCGTCATCATCTGTGCTGGGCAAAGTGGGCGTGGCAACTTGCTGTCATTCTGTTGTTTTCGGTAGTCTGTTCCCTCGAAGTTATATTCATGATTAGTACTGAATCTGATCAAGTCCATGGCTTTGATAAATCTGCAGATGATGTCCGAACTGGCCATCTGAAACCACTGGGAAGCCATATGTCTCCACTTGGAAATTTGACAGTGGTGAAGACTCTCCCGACTCCAGGCtctttttctgaaaatcatgtGAAGCTGGGATTACCACTTGTGTTGCGGAATATTGCAACTGCAGTCCCAGCATTTCAACTGTGGAAAGATCTCTATCTGAG TGAAAAGTATGGTGACCTTGAAGTGAGTGTGGAGGTGACCAAGAAGGAGAACAGATCAAGTCCTTCccaaaagatgatgatgaatgactTTATCAACCAATACCAGAGTAAGGACCTCTACATGGTCCACCACATAACAGGAGATATGAGAA ATGACATTTCCCTTCCAAGGCCTCTCCAGTGCGGTGGTTTTCAAAGGATGCTTGTCGATGCTGTCCTGTGGCTGAGTAGTGGAGGTACCAAGTCCGTCCTGCATAATGATGAGTTCAATAATTTCAACTGTCTTCTGGAGGGAAGGAAGGAAATCATCCTCATTGACCAG GTCTACAGAAGTCAAGTCGAAGCTGATGGGTTCATGCAACAAGGTCATTACAGTCTTGTTGATGTTGACATGGTGGACATTCACAAGTTTCCTGGGTTGAGCCAAGTGCCATTCTATGCTGTGACACTGCATTCTGGAGATTGCATCTATATGCCCGCAAG ATGGTACCACCAGGTACGCTCATTTGGTTCCCGGAACATGGCATTCAACATTTGGTTCGCTCAGCTGTTGTACTACAATGCAGATGACTGTGATAAAGTTGGTTCTTTACCAGAGTTCAGGAGTTTGGCAGACTACAGCTTTACAGGACATACTGAACAAATGAG GGCGAGTATTCTTGAGGAGTTTGTGTCTCTGGAAGTCATCTCCATTGAAGATTGTCGCAGGCAGTGGTCTCAAAAATTGAAGGATGCTGGCAGTATTGACGAG TTGTTCCACCGTATTGACATTAACAATGACAAACATCTCTCGTGGCATGAACTTTATGCGTTCGATATCCTAGAAATTGCCAGAAGATTTCCATTGCTCTTCAGTGCTGAGGAGAATGAAGTTGATGACACTCCCAGCGATAGCGATCACAGAGTGATGTTAAATATGCCTCATGATGAACTCTGA
- the LOC135501808 gene encoding uncharacterized protein LOC135501808 → MECRKCTQVKPNNEFPQDRITRKCVHKNTFCLKCTIEHLTNHSTCPDCTLKVHNIDDKVKIYNANLNLRSRAKMNNPLQSGIAMMTVNVRKLDGETKAFQFHAKMAIHDLMKEIHQTWNYDPKQQTLLYNKNKLEVLLSGKFATFANYEIANGSTLHLVITLLNIAADLDHAIFDLFWHYNRLAKKNLFIDASCIAFRKNQTQPACTVDIDQETALGDSIKHSGDDLDRIECIGHHCLEVKFKHLPEDVTHLYFVLSAWNVPNMRDYFTSMALNFFDARDIFHPLCNTELQQEKLDEQAVIMCYAVKSDDLWQIIEAKIPCGGNVDNYAQIKAQVAQIHQTM, encoded by the exons ATGGAGTGTAGAAAATGCACACAAGTAAAGCCAAACAATGAATTTCCTCAAGACAGAATCACCAGAAAATGTGTTCACAAAAATACCTTCTGCCTCAAG TGTACAATTGAGCATCTGACCAATCATTCCACATGCCCAGACTGCACGCTTAAAGTCCACAACATCGATGATAAAGTGAAAATTTACAATGCAAATCTCAACTTGAGGAGTCGAGCAAAAATGAACAATCCACTGCAGAGTGGGATTGCAATGATGACCGTGAATGTAAGGAAACTAGATGGTGAGACCAAGGCGTTTCAATTCCATGCTAAGATGGCTATCCATGACTTGATGAAGGAAATCCACCAAACATGGAATTACGATCCTAAGCAACAGACGCTTCTCTACAATAAAAACAAACTTGAG GTGCTTCTCAGTGGAAAGTTTGCAACATTTGCCAATTACGAAATAGCCAACGGTTCGACACTTCATTTGGTGATCACACTCCTTAACATCGCAGCAGACCTAGATCATGCCATATTTGACCTCTTCTGGCACTACAACAGGCTGGCCAAGAAGAACCTCTTCATAGATGCATCCTGCATTGCCTTCAGGAAGAATCAGACACAGCCAGCATGCACTGTGGACATTGACCAAGAAACTGCACTTGGGGATAGTATAAAACATTCCGGGGATGATCTGGACCGTATCGAATGCATCGGTCACCATTGCCTGGAGGTCAAATTCAAACACCTACCAGAAGATGTCACTCATCTCTATTTTGTGCTCAGCGCTTGGAATGTGCCCAATATGAGGGATTATTTCACCTCAATGGCATTAAATTTCTTCGATGCTCGGGACATTTTTCATCCCCTGTGCAATACAGAGTTGCAGCAGGAGAAACTTGACGAACAAGCTGTGATCATGTGTTATGCTGTCAAATCTGATGACCTGTGGCAGATTATAGAGGCCAAGATCCCATGCGGGGGCAATGTAGACAACTATGCCCAAATCAAAGCACAAGTTGCTCAAATTCACCAGACTATGTAG
- the LOC135501736 gene encoding NADH-quinone oxidoreductase subunit B 2-like isoform X1 encodes MASSVMRMRGAFQPMLITILRRQATATSISVRCIHVKTTQEENKNCLGLVPYRQQSTATEASVTKRKPYSPFQSTSNTAEYAVARIDDLMNWARKSSLWPLTFGLACCAVEMMHFAAPRYDMDRFGVVFRASPRQADCIIVAGTLTNKMAPALRKVYDQMPEPRWVLSMGSCANGGGYYHYSYSVVRGCDRIIPVDIYVPGCPPSAEALLYGVLQLQKKIKRMKQAQMWYRK; translated from the exons ATGGCTTCTTCGG TGATGAGGATGCGTGGGGCATTCCAGCCGATGCTAATCACAATCTTAAGACGGCAGGCCACTGCAACTTCAATTTCAGTCCGATGTATACACGTCAAGACAACACAGGAAGAAAATAAGAATTGTCTCGG TTTAGTACCATATCGTCAACAGAGTACAGCAACAGAAGCCAGTGTTACAAAGAGAAAACCTTATTCTCCATTTCAAAGTACGAGTAACACAGCAGAGTATGCTGTTGCGAGAATAGATGATCTCATGAACTGGGCTAGAAAG AGTTCTTTGTGGCCTTTGACCTTTGGTCTCGCATGCTGTGCTGTTGAGATGATGCACTTTGCTGCTCCCAGATATGACATGGATCGTTTCGGTGTAGTATTTCGAGCAAGTCCAAGACAAGCTGACTGCATCATTGTTGCTGGAACTCTCACAAATAAGATGGCTCCTGCTCTAAGGAAG GTGTATGATCAGATGCCTGAACCTCGGTGGGTACTCTCCATGGGAAGCTGCGCCAATGGTGGTGGCTACTACCACTACTCCTATTCTGTGGTGCGAGGGTGTGATCGGATTATACCTGTGGATATTTATGTACCAG GTTGTCCTCCGTCAGCCGAGGCTCTCCTATATGGTGTTCTCcaattacaaaaaaagattAAGAGAATGAAGCAGGCACAGATGTGGTATAGGAAATAA